From one Saprospiraceae bacterium genomic stretch:
- a CDS encoding sigma-70 family RNA polymerase sigma factor, which produces MKYQEWVPHLFRTEFARITAVLCNRFGIDQIEAAEDLASDTFVAALESWTYQGIPENPRAWLYAVAKNKAKNYIKRHHLFLQKIAPQLQGSDEWSDDTDFDWSAENIMDSQLQMLFALCHPSIPVQSQVALSLRILCGFGIEEIANAFLTNKETINKRLLRAKEKLKSEKVSLKFPGVESINGRLGTVMITLYLLFNEGYSSESVDGVLREDLCHEAMRLTYLLIENDRCSRPVVHALYALMCFQASRFPARKNDQGEMILYDDQDHSLWDQSMIFKGMFHLHRSASGEDLSKYHLEASIAYWHTIKEDSFLKWSNILNLYDQLLNIDHSPVVALNRIYALYKLKGSQAALEEAEKLSMTKNHFYFVLLAELNHEAAPLIAKQYLLKAYNLAKTQTDKIQIEKKLSRLTNSIAVGAQHDH; this is translated from the coding sequence ATGAAATATCAGGAATGGGTACCCCATTTATTCAGGACAGAGTTTGCCAGGATTACCGCGGTCCTGTGTAATCGATTTGGCATAGATCAAATCGAAGCTGCTGAAGATCTTGCCAGTGATACTTTTGTGGCTGCGCTGGAGAGTTGGACCTATCAGGGAATACCTGAAAACCCCAGGGCCTGGTTGTATGCGGTAGCTAAAAACAAAGCCAAAAATTATATCAAAAGGCATCATCTTTTTCTTCAAAAGATAGCGCCTCAATTGCAAGGATCAGATGAATGGTCTGATGATACAGATTTCGATTGGTCAGCAGAAAATATCATGGATAGCCAACTTCAAATGTTATTTGCTTTGTGTCATCCATCTATTCCTGTTCAATCTCAAGTAGCGCTTTCTTTGCGCATTTTATGTGGTTTTGGCATAGAAGAGATAGCCAATGCTTTTTTGACCAATAAGGAGACCATTAACAAACGATTGCTCAGGGCTAAAGAAAAGTTGAAGTCAGAAAAGGTGTCTTTGAAATTCCCGGGTGTCGAATCTATCAATGGCAGATTGGGTACGGTCATGATCACCCTTTATTTATTATTTAATGAGGGATATAGCTCTGAGAGTGTCGATGGAGTGCTCCGGGAGGATCTATGTCATGAAGCCATGCGATTAACGTATTTGTTGATTGAAAATGATCGTTGTTCCAGGCCGGTTGTTCATGCACTATATGCTTTGATGTGCTTTCAAGCTTCAAGATTTCCGGCACGGAAAAATGACCAGGGTGAAATGATCTTGTACGATGACCAGGATCATTCGCTTTGGGATCAATCAATGATTTTCAAAGGAATGTTCCATTTGCATAGATCTGCTAGTGGGGAAGATTTGTCAAAATACCATCTTGAAGCAAGTATCGCTTATTGGCATACCATTAAAGAGGATAGTTTTTTAAAATGGTCAAACATTCTGAACTTATACGATCAACTGCTAAATATTGACCATTCTCCTGTTGTGGCCCTTAACCGAATTTATGCGCTCTATAAATTGAAGGGTAGTCAGGCAGCGTTGGAAGAAGCCGAAAAATTGTCAATGACCAAAAACCATTTTTATTTTGTGTTGTTAGCAGAACTAAACCATGAGGCAGCGCCTTTAATTGCCAAACAATACTTACTGAAGGCTTATAATCTTGCTAAAACTCAGACAGATAAAATTCAAATCGAAAAAAAATTAAGCCGTCTGACAAATAGTATTGCTGTCGGGGCTCAGCATGATCATTGA
- a CDS encoding superoxide dismutase, whose product MNRKEFLRSSAILGGATILPAESVFTESLKKSGMDRLTDVNGNFALQPLPYNENFLEPHMDQETLHLHYTFHHGDAAKAANKDLQMVQKALDEGQLDTVDYWTKKLAYHLSSHILHTIFWTNLTNKKTDPQGDLLKQIEKDFGTYDKLKSLIAKTAKGVDGNGWGIVGYHPSTTKLTVMQCENHEKLTQWGVIPILVIDVWEHSYYLKYRNRRAEFVDNLFGIINWDNVAQRMDLAKKI is encoded by the coding sequence ATGAATCGAAAAGAATTTTTAAGGTCATCTGCTATTTTGGGCGGAGCCACCATCTTGCCCGCTGAAAGTGTATTTACAGAAAGTCTTAAAAAGTCAGGCATGGATCGCCTCACGGATGTTAATGGCAATTTTGCTTTGCAACCCTTACCCTATAACGAGAATTTTTTAGAGCCACATATGGATCAGGAGACCTTGCACCTTCATTATACTTTTCATCATGGGGATGCAGCAAAAGCAGCCAATAAAGATCTGCAAATGGTGCAAAAGGCGCTGGATGAAGGCCAGCTCGATACCGTAGATTATTGGACAAAAAAATTAGCTTATCATCTTTCTTCTCATATACTTCATACCATATTTTGGACCAACCTGACCAATAAAAAAACAGATCCTCAAGGTGACCTGCTCAAACAAATAGAAAAAGATTTTGGTACCTACGACAAGCTTAAATCACTTATTGCTAAAACAGCTAAGGGTGTTGATGGCAATGGTTGGGGTATAGTTGGTTATCATCCTTCTACAACCAAATTGACAGTGATGCAATGTGAAAACCACGAAAAACTCACCCAGTGGGGTGTAATACCAATACTCGTCATCGATGTGTGGGAACATTCTTATTATCTCAAATATCGCAACCGAAGGGCTGAGTTTGTGGACAATTTATTTGGTATCATCAATTGGGACAATGTGGCCCAGCGGATGGACCTGGCAAAAAAAATATAA
- a CDS encoding protein-tyrosine-phosphatase, translating to MYFDLRLPVQLCVGQFDAIPLARKTILSHLADYIRQKYKREEVIHLNYICTHNSRRSHFGQVAGALAAHYYAIDQVFTYSGGTETTAVNPQAIAALNQFGFKVEQLDYTLNPKYKVSFGPSNFSICFSKVYDDVINPKVSFAAIMTCGDADANCPYIPGADHRFTTTYEDPKLSDGTQDASRIYLERFKQILTENLFVCSLV from the coding sequence ATGTATTTTGATTTAAGACTCCCTGTTCAGCTTTGCGTTGGTCAATTTGATGCTATTCCCCTTGCTAGAAAAACGATTTTGTCTCATCTGGCAGATTATATTCGTCAAAAATACAAAAGGGAAGAGGTTATACATTTAAATTATATCTGTACGCACAATTCTCGCCGAAGTCATTTTGGCCAGGTAGCAGGTGCTTTGGCTGCACATTATTATGCTATAGATCAGGTATTTACTTATTCAGGTGGCACAGAAACTACAGCGGTCAATCCTCAGGCTATTGCAGCCCTTAACCAATTTGGGTTCAAAGTAGAACAGCTGGATTACACTTTAAATCCAAAATACAAAGTGAGTTTTGGACCCTCCAATTTTAGTATTTGTTTTTCAAAAGTATATGATGATGTTATAAATCCAAAGGTCAGTTTTGCCGCGATCATGACTTGTGGTGATGCTGACGCAAACTGCCCTTACATACCTGGAGCAGATCATCGTTTTACAACCACTTATGAAGACCCCAAACTATCTGATGGTACCCAAGATGCATCCAGGATTTATTTGGAGAGGTTTAAGCAGATCTTGACTGAAAATTTGTTCGTTTGCTCCCTAGTTTGA
- a CDS encoding DUF2141 domain-containing protein — MLSCPFDLFNAEQAAFNDFVAHSNLEFGYIAGLQLIISMYLLFFSFKIASYFLLSDPGKPVNEVFGFGDLVYTFSNLPSTKGLLRVVLYNDDKQFLSENGWARADSAYIRPDGTAEVRLKQVAFGEYAAALYLDENQNGVIDRNVVGLPTEAYGFSNNVRAKWSVPSFRKVLFTFNQAAETVPSRVAYWSKQ; from the coding sequence GTGCTTAGCTGCCCTTTTGATTTATTTAACGCTGAACAAGCTGCGTTCAACGATTTTGTAGCCCATAGCAACCTGGAATTCGGGTACATTGCAGGTCTACAACTAATAATATCCATGTATTTATTATTCTTTTCTTTCAAAATTGCATCCTATTTTTTATTATCTGATCCAGGCAAACCTGTTAATGAAGTTTTTGGTTTTGGTGATTTAGTATATACTTTTTCTAACCTGCCCTCTACAAAAGGGTTACTCAGAGTGGTACTATACAATGATGACAAACAGTTTTTAAGTGAAAACGGATGGGCCAGGGCAGATAGTGCTTATATCAGGCCCGATGGCACCGCAGAAGTCCGATTGAAGCAAGTCGCATTCGGTGAGTATGCTGCGGCCCTCTATCTGGATGAAAATCAAAATGGGGTAATCGATCGCAATGTAGTCGGGCTACCTACTGAAGCCTATGGATTTAGCAATAATGTCAGGGCAAAATGGAGTGTCCCGAGCTTTCGGAAGGTTCTTTTTACTTTTAATCAAGCTGCAGAAACTGTACCATCGAGAGTTGCTTATTGGTCAAAACAATAA
- a CDS encoding winged helix-turn-helix transcriptional regulator — protein MLFQTKFFNIILILLWGAGIAWIGINKANPEGHNGVMEVRLRSIGHDILSAIGDDSSRVMPIEKKSASEYLIRFENELAFTPDSIVDIVRKYLDDSLTNSSYLLQVMECSNQDIVYSFSIAVNENNNLIPCIGRKLPTACYFMSIKFLTPAASKGWQATAIILPTLFLIGFLYFKKRLPPKNESPTDHGAMATFGKFKIDSRQQCLFYQDEKILLSGKEYELLQLFIQSPNQLLERNYLLKTIWEDQGVIVGRSLDVFVSKLRKKLSLDENLKLISVHGKGYMLGVAPLE, from the coding sequence TTGTTATTTCAAACTAAATTTTTCAATATCATACTGATCCTGCTTTGGGGAGCAGGAATTGCTTGGATTGGCATCAATAAGGCTAATCCGGAAGGCCACAATGGGGTTATGGAGGTCAGGCTCCGCAGTATCGGACACGATATATTGTCCGCCATCGGGGATGATAGTTCCAGGGTCATGCCTATTGAAAAAAAATCAGCGTCTGAATATTTGATTCGATTTGAAAACGAATTGGCATTTACGCCTGATTCCATTGTCGATATCGTTAGAAAATATTTGGATGACTCTTTGACCAATAGTTCCTACCTTTTACAGGTCATGGAATGTAGCAATCAGGACATTGTATATAGCTTTTCCATAGCTGTCAATGAAAATAATAATTTAATACCCTGCATAGGCAGAAAGCTACCTACCGCTTGTTACTTCATGAGCATAAAATTTCTCACACCAGCTGCTTCAAAGGGATGGCAGGCGACCGCAATTATTTTACCAACTTTGTTTTTGATTGGATTCCTCTATTTCAAAAAAAGGTTACCACCAAAGAATGAATCCCCGACAGACCATGGTGCTATGGCCACGTTTGGAAAGTTTAAGATAGACTCGCGACAGCAATGCCTTTTTTACCAGGACGAAAAAATTCTTCTATCCGGTAAAGAATATGAACTACTGCAATTATTTATTCAATCGCCCAATCAATTGCTGGAGAGAAATTATTTACTCAAAACCATATGGGAAGATCAGGGAGTGATCGTAGGGCGAAGCCTTGATGTATTTGTCTCCAAACTGAGAAAAAAACTGTCGTTGGATGAAAATCTAAAATTAATCAGCGTCCATGGAAAAGGATATATGTTGGGGGTAGCCCCTCTCGAGTGA
- a CDS encoding DinB family protein has protein sequence METPSALTQLVLNSWDLQLTRFNQLLHALSDDRLLLPMAPGRSRGIYILGHLIAVHDRMIPTLYLGEQMYGSWHDTFLKNPDDPTVAMPSVQELRAYWSSVNQFLEEKFRILSPAEWLQKHSAVSEEDFAKEPHRNKLNLLLNRTNHLSYHHGQLVFLKEKLEL, from the coding sequence ATGGAGACGCCTTCCGCTTTAACTCAACTTGTCCTGAATAGCTGGGACTTGCAATTGACCAGATTCAATCAGCTACTTCATGCACTAAGTGATGACCGCTTATTACTCCCCATGGCTCCAGGCAGAAGCAGGGGAATATATATACTCGGCCATTTAATCGCAGTGCATGATCGTATGATCCCCACTTTGTACCTGGGAGAACAAATGTATGGTTCATGGCATGATACTTTTTTAAAAAATCCTGATGATCCTACGGTAGCTATGCCCTCTGTCCAGGAATTGAGAGCATATTGGAGCTCTGTCAATCAATTCCTGGAAGAAAAATTCCGCATCCTAAGCCCAGCGGAATGGCTCCAAAAACACAGCGCAGTTTCTGAAGAAGATTTTGCCAAAGAGCCTCACAGAAACAAGCTTAATCTCCTGCTCAACAGAACCAACCATTTATCCTACCATCATGGACAATTGGTCTTTTTAAAAGAAAAACTGGAATTGTAA
- a CDS encoding GNAT family N-acetyltransferase: protein MPEFDLQPTLENQFVKIRPLQSDDFELLYTVASDPLLWEQHPNKERYQRAVFENFFKGALESKGAFVIYDADTGAVIGSSRYYDYDPATSSVLIGYTFISRDHWGSTYNQALKKLMVEYALEFVDQVYFHIGAFNIRSQRAIEKFGAVKQREIPVEYYGEQSQPNFEYKIDKKTWTSKS, encoded by the coding sequence ATGCCCGAATTTGACCTCCAACCTACCCTTGAAAATCAATTCGTAAAAATCCGGCCACTTCAGTCAGATGATTTCGAGTTGTTGTACACGGTGGCTTCAGATCCTTTGCTGTGGGAACAACACCCTAACAAAGAAAGATATCAGCGAGCGGTATTTGAGAATTTTTTTAAAGGAGCTTTAGAGTCTAAAGGAGCATTTGTCATATATGATGCAGATACCGGAGCTGTGATCGGCAGTTCAAGATATTATGATTATGATCCTGCCACTAGCTCCGTGTTGATCGGTTATACCTTTATTTCAAGAGATCATTGGGGCAGTACTTACAACCAGGCTCTCAAAAAATTGATGGTGGAATATGCTTTAGAATTTGTAGATCAGGTCTATTTTCATATCGGAGCTTTCAATATTCGGTCGCAACGGGCGATTGAAAAATTTGGCGCTGTAAAACAGAGAGAAATCCCTGTAGAATACTATGGCGAACAAAGTCAACCTAATTTTGAGTATAAAATAGATAAAAAAACCTGGACTTCAAAAAGTTAG
- a CDS encoding transcription initiation protein: MDEFLLIMRHEDGSKIASPEQMQAWMKQTMDWISTIAAQNKFVGGTGLPMQDACVVKSNKMVTNGPFGDIKETIGGFIKVRAETMEEAVGFAMGCPVLQGEGNSVEVRKIAQDHGNS; this comes from the coding sequence ATGGATGAATTTTTATTGATTATGCGGCATGAGGATGGTAGCAAGATAGCTTCACCTGAGCAAATGCAAGCATGGATGAAACAGACTATGGACTGGATCTCAACGATTGCGGCCCAAAACAAATTTGTAGGTGGTACAGGATTGCCGATGCAGGATGCGTGCGTGGTCAAATCGAACAAAATGGTGACCAATGGTCCGTTTGGTGATATTAAGGAGACTATCGGCGGTTTTATCAAAGTTCGGGCGGAGACGATGGAGGAAGCAGTCGGGTTTGCCATGGGATGCCCTGTGCTACAAGGGGAAGGAAATTCAGTTGAAGTAAGGAAAATTGCTCAGGATCATGGTAATAGCTGA
- a CDS encoding cysteine desulfurase translates to MSDSLHSKKSLFTEENSQNKKTNLERSESRIFQVEAVRKDFPVLRQTVNGKPLVWLDNAATTQKPQSVIDSISDFYENYNSNIHRGAHTLAAHATEAYENAREKVRRLINASSKDEIIYIRGTTEGINLISNTFGKQQVGRGDEIIVSELEHHANIVPWQMLAQDKGASLRVIPIDSHGDIMMEEYQKLFNHKTRIVAIGQVSNAIGTVLPMAEMIDTAHRHGVPVMVDGAQSVQHMPIDVQALDADFFVFSGHKIFAPTGIGIVYGKKHILDDMPPWQGGGNMIDRVTFEETTYKPVPAKFEAGTPNIGDAIGLGAAVDYIMKIGLENIQRYETDLMQYMVDKLIDIPGLHIIGHPTHRAGALSFVMDKIRTISMGQMLNREGIAVRSGHHCAQPALRHFGYESSVRPSLAFYNTYDDIDRLREAILKISRSPKA, encoded by the coding sequence ATGAGCGATTCACTGCATTCAAAAAAATCACTTTTTACTGAAGAAAACAGTCAAAATAAAAAAACAAATCTGGAAAGGTCTGAATCCCGGATTTTTCAAGTCGAGGCGGTACGAAAAGATTTTCCTGTACTTCGGCAGACGGTCAATGGCAAACCTTTAGTATGGTTGGACAATGCAGCGACCACTCAAAAACCCCAATCCGTTATTGACAGTATATCAGACTTTTACGAAAATTATAATTCCAATATACATAGAGGAGCACATACACTTGCCGCACATGCTACGGAGGCTTATGAAAATGCCCGGGAAAAAGTACGACGACTGATCAATGCAAGCTCCAAAGATGAAATCATCTATATCCGGGGCACTACCGAAGGTATCAACTTGATCTCCAATACTTTTGGTAAACAGCAGGTGGGCCGGGGAGATGAGATCATCGTCAGTGAATTGGAACATCACGCCAATATTGTGCCCTGGCAAATGTTGGCTCAGGATAAAGGGGCTTCTTTGCGCGTGATCCCGATCGATTCTCATGGTGATATCATGATGGAGGAATACCAAAAGCTGTTTAATCACAAGACCAGGATAGTCGCTATTGGACAAGTATCCAATGCCATTGGCACTGTGCTCCCAATGGCCGAAATGATCGATACGGCACATCGACACGGAGTGCCGGTCATGGTTGACGGCGCTCAGTCTGTACAGCATATGCCCATAGATGTACAGGCACTCGACGCTGATTTTTTTGTTTTTTCAGGTCATAAAATATTTGCTCCTACGGGTATTGGGATTGTATATGGCAAAAAACATATTTTGGATGATATGCCCCCGTGGCAAGGCGGTGGTAATATGATTGACAGGGTTACTTTTGAAGAAACCACCTACAAACCTGTTCCTGCCAAATTTGAGGCCGGCACGCCTAATATTGGAGATGCTATAGGCTTGGGTGCTGCGGTAGATTATATTATGAAGATCGGTCTTGAGAACATTCAGAGATATGAAACAGATTTGATGCAGTATATGGTCGATAAATTAATCGACATTCCCGGCCTTCATATCATCGGACACCCTACTCATCGCGCAGGTGCCTTATCTTTTGTAATGGACAAAATTCGAACTATTTCAATGGGGCAAATGCTGAATCGGGAAGGTATTGCTGTTAGGTCCGGCCACCACTGTGCCCAGCCTGCTTTGAGACATTTTGGTTATGAGAGTAGTGTGCGACCCTCTTTAGCTTTTTACAATACATATGATGATATCGACAGGTTGCGGGAGGCCATCTTGAAAATAAGTAGGTCGCCAAAAGCTTGA
- a CDS encoding TonB-dependent receptor, with product MFKKFCNYLMLLLGTLICSSAYSQQSISGTVLDGKSEPLIGVNILVKNTGRGTVTDLDGKYALQANQGETLVFSFTGFTSKEVVVGSNPVMNITLDEGAALDEVVVVAYGSQKKVTVTGAVTALQGDKLVKSPAVDITNSLAGRLPGLVVIQQSGEPGYDGASISIRGTNTLGNSSPLIVIDGIPDRAGGLGRLSPQDIESISVLKDASAAIYGARAANGAILVTTKRGKTGKPTLTYDFNNGWAQPTKIPNMSSAPEYAAIMNELPIYKTIPVNEWGAAWSGIKTAGTYDSPTAGVSTLNANYSPQAVQKYTDGSDPWGYPNTDWFGDAFKTWSPQNRHNLQISGGTESMRYMASLGFIHQDAYYKNSATKYNQYNMRVNLDSKISPYVNVNLGLLARREDRNFPTESAGSIFRMLMRGRPTEPEVWPNGLPGPDIENGQNPYVITTQATGYQDNPTDFLQANGGIDITNPWISGLKLTLSGAVDKTNETNKVWQTPWMLYTWDRVSFEADGKTPKLVGAVRSNFSDPRLTQGSENYLNTNLTAMLNYDFKLGTSNTFNFLAGVTREEFSGENYFAFRRNYISGAVDQLFAGGSLSQNTGGSAYERARLGYYGRVNYNYKEKYLAEFIWRYDGSYIFPKSGRFGFFPGLLLGWNISDESFFKVPGIDNLKLRASYGQMGNDQVTFNGSLQEYAYLSTYGFGSYPINGAVATTLNETRLANPDFTWERANNYNFGLDASVLNGKFDVTLEYFLNKRDQILIQKTGSTPASSGINALLPPVNAGKVDNKGFEFNIGYNGKASNVLQFRAGINGGYAKNQVVFMDEIPGAPEYQLQEGKPIGSYLVYKSDGVFKDAAAVDANKLDYSAVTGQLIPGDMKFQDVNGDGKINGDDRVRLEESITPKFNFGATIDMRYKGFDFSMLFQGATGASLRVQTESGDIGNFLKYSYDNRWSIDNPSDVHPRLASRGDTYFTGGNYGNNTYYLFSKDYIRLKNVELGYNLSKNIVDKVKLGNARIYVNALNLLTLDKLEVYDPESTNAGGTFYPQARVINTGLSITF from the coding sequence ATGTTTAAAAAATTCTGCAATTATTTGATGTTGCTGCTAGGGACATTAATTTGTTCCAGTGCTTACAGCCAACAGTCCATTTCAGGTACTGTGTTGGACGGAAAATCGGAACCTCTGATAGGGGTAAATATCCTGGTCAAAAACACCGGGAGAGGTACTGTAACAGATTTGGATGGAAAATACGCTCTCCAGGCAAATCAAGGAGAAACCCTTGTATTTTCTTTTACTGGATTTACTTCTAAAGAGGTAGTAGTAGGATCCAATCCTGTTATGAATATAACGCTGGATGAGGGTGCTGCTTTAGACGAAGTCGTCGTGGTAGCTTACGGATCCCAGAAAAAAGTGACTGTGACTGGAGCTGTGACGGCACTTCAGGGAGACAAACTTGTCAAATCCCCTGCAGTAGATATCACCAACTCTCTTGCGGGTCGTTTACCTGGTCTGGTGGTCATCCAACAAAGTGGTGAGCCTGGATATGATGGTGCCTCTATCTCCATCAGGGGTACCAATACCCTTGGTAACAGCAGCCCATTGATTGTAATAGATGGTATACCTGACCGTGCAGGTGGATTGGGTCGACTCAGCCCACAGGACATCGAGTCTATCTCTGTTCTGAAAGATGCTTCTGCCGCCATCTATGGTGCAAGAGCAGCCAATGGAGCGATCCTGGTCACCACCAAAAGAGGTAAAACCGGTAAGCCAACCTTAACTTATGACTTTAACAATGGTTGGGCTCAGCCTACCAAGATCCCCAATATGTCCAGTGCTCCTGAGTACGCTGCGATCATGAATGAGCTACCTATATATAAGACTATACCGGTCAACGAATGGGGAGCTGCATGGAGTGGTATAAAGACTGCCGGCACTTACGACTCACCGACAGCCGGTGTCAGTACTTTAAATGCCAACTATAGCCCCCAGGCTGTACAAAAATATACTGATGGTAGTGATCCCTGGGGATATCCTAACACGGATTGGTTTGGTGATGCTTTCAAAACCTGGTCCCCTCAAAACCGGCACAATCTTCAGATCTCAGGTGGAACAGAAAGTATGCGGTATATGGCTTCTCTTGGATTCATTCACCAGGATGCCTACTATAAAAACTCAGCGACCAAATACAACCAATACAATATGAGGGTCAATCTAGACTCCAAAATCAGTCCTTATGTAAATGTCAATTTAGGCTTATTGGCCAGGAGAGAAGACCGAAACTTCCCTACAGAATCTGCAGGTTCCATATTCAGGATGCTGATGAGAGGTCGACCTACTGAACCAGAAGTTTGGCCAAATGGATTACCTGGACCTGACATCGAAAATGGTCAAAATCCATATGTAATCACCACCCAGGCTACCGGCTATCAGGACAATCCGACCGATTTTCTTCAAGCCAATGGCGGCATCGATATCACCAATCCTTGGATCAGTGGGCTTAAGCTTACTTTGAGTGGAGCCGTAGATAAAACCAACGAAACAAATAAAGTATGGCAGACACCCTGGATGCTGTATACCTGGGATCGTGTTAGTTTTGAAGCCGATGGAAAAACCCCTAAATTGGTAGGTGCTGTGCGATCAAATTTCAGTGATCCACGATTGACTCAAGGATCCGAAAACTATTTGAATACCAATTTGACAGCTATGCTCAATTATGATTTTAAATTAGGCACTAGCAATACTTTTAACTTTTTGGCTGGGGTGACCCGAGAGGAGTTTTCCGGTGAAAACTACTTTGCCTTCCGGAGAAATTATATCTCTGGGGCAGTTGATCAACTATTTGCCGGTGGGTCCTTATCTCAAAACACAGGAGGTAGCGCTTATGAAAGAGCAAGACTGGGCTATTATGGTCGTGTCAATTACAACTACAAAGAAAAATATCTTGCAGAATTTATCTGGAGGTATGATGGTTCTTATATTTTCCCTAAATCTGGAAGATTTGGATTTTTCCCAGGTTTGTTATTGGGTTGGAATATCTCTGACGAATCTTTCTTCAAAGTTCCAGGCATAGACAACCTTAAATTAAGAGCATCTTATGGTCAAATGGGTAATGACCAGGTCACCTTTAATGGTAGCCTTCAGGAATATGCCTATTTATCAACCTACGGTTTCGGTTCATACCCTATCAATGGTGCAGTAGCGACCACTTTAAATGAAACCAGGTTAGCTAATCCTGATTTTACCTGGGAAAGAGCCAATAACTACAATTTTGGTCTGGATGCTTCGGTTTTAAATGGCAAATTTGATGTGACCCTGGAGTATTTCTTAAATAAACGTGATCAGATTTTGATCCAAAAGACAGGTTCTACACCGGCTTCTTCTGGTATCAATGCTTTACTTCCTCCTGTGAATGCCGGAAAAGTGGACAATAAAGGTTTTGAATTCAATATTGGATACAATGGTAAGGCATCCAATGTTTTACAATTCAGAGCAGGTATCAATGGAGGTTATGCTAAAAATCAAGTAGTCTTCATGGATGAGATCCCTGGAGCTCCCGAATACCAATTACAGGAAGGCAAGCCCATTGGTTCTTACCTGGTCTATAAATCAGATGGAGTATTTAAAGATGCTGCTGCTGTAGATGCCAATAAACTGGATTATTCTGCAGTTACAGGCCAGCTTATTCCAGGCGACATGAAATTTCAGGATGTCAATGGAGATGGTAAGATCAATGGAGATGACCGTGTAAGACTTGAAGAAAGTATCACACCCAAATTCAATTTTGGAGCTACCATAGACATGCGCTACAAAGGTTTTGATTTCTCTATGTTGTTCCAGGGAGCTACCGGTGCTTCTTTGAGAGTGCAGACAGAGTCTGGTGATATTGGAAACTTCCTTAAATATAGCTATGACAATAGGTGGTCTATTGACAATCCTTCGGATGTTCACCCCAGGTTGGCTAGCCGTGGTGACACATATTTTACAGGTGGTAACTATGGCAACAATACCTATTACCTGTTTAGCAAAGACTATATTCGATTAAAAAATGTCGAGTTAGGCTACAATCTTTCGAAAAATATCGTTGATAAGGTTAAATTAGGAAATGCAAGGATTTATGTAAATGCACTGAACTTACTCACTTTGGACAAACTTGAAGTATACGATCCTGAATCTACCAACGCTGGTGGCACATTTTATCCTCAAGCTCGGGTGATCAACACAGGCCTTAGCATAACATTCTAA